The DNA segment GGCCGCGAGCGGGTCGAGCGCGCCCTGATGGACGGGACGGTCGAGTCGGAGAGCGGCGAGTTCCCCGGCGAGTCCGACTACGACGTGCAGGCGGAGCTGCTCTCGTATCCGGTCGCGCGGATCCTCGTTTCGCTTTTAGACTCCGAGCCCGCGATCGAGAAGTACGCCGCCGCGGAGGCCGCGACCGCGGTCGACCGGATCCGCGAGGACCTCGCGACCGACGACGAGCTGCGGTCGGTGTCGACGCCGACCGTCGAACTCGACGACGTGCTCGCCGAGTTCGACCTCGCCGACGCGGTCCGCCCGGAGTCGGTCGGGGGGAAAGCGGGGGCCGGCGCCGACTCCCCCGGCCGCGACCCCGCCCACTACCGGATCGACGTCGGCCCGTACCTCCGGCTCACGTCTCCGTCGTGGGGCGAGTCGTGGCGGCTCGTCAATCGCGCGCTCGCCGGCGGGGCGGTGCGCGTCTCCCGCGAGGAGCTGCTCGACGCGCTGGAGGCCGCGGTCGAGGAGCGGGTGCGCGAGGGGCTCCCGTTCGAGCTGGCGGCCGGCGAGGGGATCGCCGCCGAACTGGAGGAGGGCGTCGCCGACCTCAAGCGCCTGCTCTCCGAGCGGAGCTACGCGGGGCCGGTCGACGTCGTCGCCCCCGAGCTGTTCCCGCCCTGTATGACGAACCTGATCGAGAAGGCCGAGCGCGACGCCGACCTCTCGCCGCCGGAGTCGTTCGCGCTGATGGCGTTCCTCGTCGGGATCGGGATGACGCCGGACGAGGTGGTGGCGTTCTGCGCCGACACGAGCCTCGACGCGGAGGGGATCCGGTATCAGACGGAGTACCTGAAGGACGATCGCGGGACGCAGTACCCCCCGCCGACCTGCGAGACGCTGGCGAACTACGGGATCTGCCACAACGAGGAGGACCACATGCAGGTGGCCGCCGACCCCCTCGCGTACTACGAGAAGCGGGTCGCTGCCGCCGACGAGATCACGGACTGGCGGGACCGCGAGGGCGACAGGAACGGGGAGGAGAGCGATGAGGAAAACGGGGAGGGAAGCGAGGGGGAAACTGAGGAGGAGAACGGAAAAGCGCGGGCCGCGAGCGAGACCGTAGACTCGGACGGAGCGGAGTAGGGTAGTCGCCGACTTACTCCCCGTCGTTCGCGCGGATGAGGTACGCGCCGACGAGCGCCATCAACAGGACGAACCCGGTCAGCAGTCCGATCAGCGCGATCGCGCCGGACTCCGGCAGCCCGGACGACCCGCCGAACGTGACCCCGATCCCGACCAGCCCGAGGATGAAGACGGCGGCCGCCAGCAACGAGACCGCGATCTGCCGACGAAGCTCCGCGTCGATTTCCATGCCCGCGGGTTTCCGTCGCCGCTAAAAAAGCACTTCGATGAGGGCGGCCGTGTTCCGGCGGCTCCCGGCGACTGTCCCCTCGATGGCGCCGACAGCCGAACCCCAGATTTCGGACGCTCGACATCCTCCGGCGGCGAATTTAACCGTTTTCGGCGCCTATCTCGACCCGAAGCGAGGGCCACCCTCGCGGTCACTCATGACGCATCCCCGAACCCCGCCCGCGTCAGCGGCCACCAATCCGGACGCACCGCGAGCCGCGCCGCCGGGGGAGCGATCCCCGGAGCGAGGCGTCTCCGCCGCGGTCGACGACGACGATTCCGAGCGCGCTCCGAGCGCCGCCGTCGACGTCGACGACCGGTCGGCGCGCGCCGCCGCGGAGGAGATGACGGTGCGGCCCCTCCGCGACCGGCGGTACGTCGTCGAGACGGACGGCGGCACATACGTCGTCGCGCTCGACGCCGGCACCTGCACCTGCCCCGACCACGCGATCCGCGGCTCCCGGTGTAAACACCTCCGGCGCGTCGCCATGGAGGTGACCGCGGGGTCGGTCCCGGCACCGGACGAGCGCGTGGGCGCCTGCGCGGTCTGCGGGACGGAGACGTTCGTCCCGCTCGACGACCCGGGGGCGCACCTCTGTTCGCGCCACGCGTTCGAACCGGGCGACGTCGTCCGCGACCGGGAGACCGGCGAGCGGCTCGTCGTCGTCGCGGTCACGACCGAGCGCGCCGACGCCTACCGGACCGAGGAGGACCGGACGGTCGACGAGTACGCCACGAACGCCGCGTACGGCGCCCACGAGCCCGTGATCGAGGCCGTGTACGTCGACGCGGTCCGCCCGGGGCGCGGCCTGTCGGACTGCGAGCGGTACGCCTTCCCAGCCTCGCGGCTCGTTCGCCCGCGCCGGGAGTGACCGCTCGCGGCCCCGCCACGCCGTCGAGTCAGCCCGCGAGGTGACTGATGTCGCGCCGCAACGTGTATCCCTTCGGGACGCCGACGGCGCCGAGACACCCCTCGCACAGCACCCTCTCGTAGTCGCGGTTCGTCTCCTTCTCGAGCAGCGAGACATCTCCGATGGGAAGCACCGACTCGCAGCGGTCGCACTCGACCTTGTCGCCGTCGACGATCTTCATTGAACGGGGACCACTTCCGCCGATCAGTATAAAAAGGCGCGCCCGGCGTTATCACTCCGGATAGCGGCATCGGTATAAAAATGGGTGCGGTCGGCGCGACGGTCGGTCGCGGTGCGTCCGAGGTTAGCCGAAGAGTTCGCCGAGGCCCTCGCCGCCGTCCTCGTCGTCGTCCTCGTCGGCCTCGTCGGCCGCTTCCTCGGCCTCGTCGTCGCTCTCGTCGGCCTCGTCGGCCGCTTCCTCGGCCTCCGCGGCGTCCGCGGAGCCGCCGGACGCGGCGCCGGCGGCGGGGGCCGCGGCGGCCGTCTCGATGGCTTCCTCGATGTCGACGTCCTCCAGCGCGGCGACGAGCGCCTTGACGCGGGATTCCTCGACGTCGACGCCGGCGGCTTCCAGCACGCCGGTGATGTTCTCCTCGTTGATCTCTTCGCCAGTCTCGTTCAGGATGAGCGCAGCGTAAACGTATTCCATTGGTGTGTCCTCGTAGTGTTAGCCGAACATCGCGCCGAGACCGTCGCCGCCGTCGTCGCCGTCGTCCTCGTCGGCGTCGGCGTCGCCGTCGGTCGTCTCAGCGTCGTCCGTGTCGTCGTCTTCCTCCGCCTGTTCCTCCTCGTCGGCGTCGTCCGTCTCCGGAGCCGGGGCCGCCTCGACCCCCTGCAGCTCCTCGGGGAGTGCCTCCTCGTCGTCGATCTGGGCCGCGAGCGAGCGCAGCTGGGCGTCGGCCTTCCCGATGAGATCGGGCACGACGTCCGGGCTCTCGATCTCCGCGAACAGCCCGACGGACTTCGCCTCGCCGGAGGCCTTCGCGAGAAGGCTGCCGACCGTGGCGGCCGTCGGGTACTCGGCGTTGATCGAGAGGTTGCGCGCGGCGGCGGCGGCGGACCGGATGTCCGCCGCGTACTCGTCGACGTCGATTTCGAGCTCGTCCGGCTCGAACAGGACGCCCTCCGAGTAGACGCCCTTGAGGTCGAGCCCGACTTCCTTCGGC comes from the Halorubrum depositum genome and includes:
- a CDS encoding DNA primase, with the translated sequence MDALDAKYPFFTAAREAVADAAVSLPELVAADAPAVERGRERVERALMDGTVESESGEFPGESDYDVQAELLSYPVARILVSLLDSEPAIEKYAAAEAATAVDRIREDLATDDELRSVSTPTVELDDVLAEFDLADAVRPESVGGKAGAGADSPGRDPAHYRIDVGPYLRLTSPSWGESWRLVNRALAGGAVRVSREELLDALEAAVEERVREGLPFELAAGEGIAAELEEGVADLKRLLSERSYAGPVDVVAPELFPPCMTNLIEKAERDADLSPPESFALMAFLVGIGMTPDEVVAFCADTSLDAEGIRYQTEYLKDDRGTQYPPPTCETLANYGICHNEEDHMQVAADPLAYYEKRVAAADEITDWRDREGDRNGEESDEENGEGSEGETEEENGKARAASETVDSDGAE
- a CDS encoding DUF7472 family protein; this translates as MEIDAELRRQIAVSLLAAAVFILGLVGIGVTFGGSSGLPESGAIALIGLLTGFVLLMALVGAYLIRANDGE
- a CDS encoding SWIM zinc finger family protein, which produces MTHPRTPPASAATNPDAPRAAPPGERSPERGVSAAVDDDDSERAPSAAVDVDDRSARAAAEEMTVRPLRDRRYVVETDGGTYVVALDAGTCTCPDHAIRGSRCKHLRRVAMEVTAGSVPAPDERVGACAVCGTETFVPLDDPGAHLCSRHAFEPGDVVRDRETGERLVVVAVTTERADAYRTEEDRTVDEYATNAAYGAHEPVIEAVYVDAVRPGRGLSDCERYAFPASRLVRPRRE
- the rpl12p gene encoding 50S ribosomal protein P1, with amino-acid sequence MEYVYAALILNETGEEINEENITGVLEAAGVDVEESRVKALVAALEDVDIEEAIETAAAAPAAGAASGGSADAAEAEEAADEADESDDEAEEAADEADEDDDEDGGEGLGELFG